The proteins below are encoded in one region of Hordeum vulgare subsp. vulgare chromosome 3H, MorexV3_pseudomolecules_assembly, whole genome shotgun sequence:
- the LOC123444042 gene encoding probable WRKY transcription factor 48, with the protein MSGEFQFQDELASLFTHRPGPGMQQQQQQEQQASWLADYLQTPMDYDLLCRALELPAEEDVVKRELVVDTTPSALTPSAGGGTPNATSSMSSSSSEAGGGLCAGEGDSAGRCKKEDGDGEEGKGGDEGDKTKKGSAAAAKGGKAGKGEKRPRQPRVAFMTKSEVDHLEDGYRWRKYGQKAVKNSPYPRSYYRCTTQKCVVKKRVERSFQDTAVVITTYEGKHTHPIPSAIRGSTHLLAAQAAHLHHQHHAHLAMMPQMGMGGRAGSPFGRSSDVLGGLLQPRGHHGMTPPIIGAGAGHQTSIQGLAGSISATATATAPSPPSLQMQHFMAPDFGLLQDMLPSFIHGAGSNNNNNQPSSPYGKLH; encoded by the exons ATGTCGGGCGAGTTCCAGTTCCAGGACGAGCTCGCGTCGCTCTTCACGCACCGGCCTGGGCCGGggatgcagcagcagcagcagcaggagcagcaggcGTCCTGGCTCGCCGACTACCTGCAGACGCCCATGGACTACGACCTGCTGTGCAGGGCGCTGGAGCTGCCGGCCGAGGAGGACGTCGTCAAGAGGGAGCTGGTGGTGGACACCACGCCCAGCGCCCTCACTCCCAGCGCCGGCGGGGGGACGCCCAACGCCACGTCGTCCATGTcgtcctcctccagcgaggcgggAGGAGGCCTCTGCGCCGGAGAGGGGGACTCGGCGGGGAGGTGCAAGAAGGAGGACGGCGACGGGGAGGAAGGCAAGGGGGGCGATGAGGGtgacaagaccaagaaagg GTCTGCGGCGGCGGCGAAGGGTGGCAAGGCCGGCAAGGGCGAGAAGCGGCCGCGGCAGCCGCGGGTCGCCTTCATGACCAAGAGCGAGGTCGACCACCTCGAGGACGGCTACCGCTGGCGCAAGTACGGCCAGAAGGCCGTCAAGAACAGCCCGTATCCCAG GAGCTACTACCGGTGCACGACGCAGAAGTGCGTGGTGAAGAAGAGGGTGGAGCGGTCGTTCCAGGACACGGCGGTGGTGATCACCACGTACGAGGGCAAGCACACGCACCCCATCCCCTCCGCGATCCGCGGCAGCACCCACCTCCTCGCCGCGCAGGCCGCGCACCTGCATCACCAGCACCACGCCCACCTCGCCATGATGCCGCAGATGGGCATGGGCGGCCGCGCCGGATCGCCGTTCGGCCGGAGCAGCGACGTACTGGGCGGCCTCCTGCAGCCGCGCGGCCACCACGGCATGACGCCGCCGATCATCGGCGCCGGTGCAGGCCACCAAACGTCCATCCAGGGCCTGGCCGGCTCAATCAGCGCCACGGCCACGGCCACCGCCCCGTCTCCACCGTCGCTCCAGATGCAGCACTTCATGGCGCCGGACTTTGGGCTCCTGCAGGACATGCTGCCGTCCTTCATCCACGGCgccggcagcaacaacaacaacaaccagcccTCATCACCGTATGGGAAGCTccattag